A region from the Brevibacterium paucivorans genome encodes:
- the def gene encoding peptide deformylase, with translation MAIHPIVVYGEPVLHRKADPVTEFGDELHTLVADMFETLAASNGVGLAAPQIGVGKQIYVYDADDEVAGVRRRGVFINPVLVASKVPTTNPDPSEDTEGCLSVPALDYPLKRADKVTVTGVDENNQRVSLSVEGWFARIMQHEFDHLQGTLYVDRLDTRWAKRWKKEQKKHGYNVPGNSWLPGTDPDPFGHGQ, from the coding sequence ATGGCTATCCACCCTATTGTTGTCTACGGCGAACCTGTTCTGCACCGAAAAGCTGACCCTGTCACGGAGTTTGGCGATGAGCTCCACACGCTTGTCGCTGACATGTTTGAAACCCTCGCAGCGTCTAACGGAGTCGGTTTGGCCGCACCGCAAATTGGGGTGGGCAAGCAGATTTACGTGTATGACGCTGACGACGAGGTCGCTGGTGTGAGACGGCGTGGCGTTTTCATCAACCCAGTGTTGGTAGCGTCGAAGGTTCCCACAACCAACCCGGATCCCAGCGAGGATACGGAAGGGTGTTTGTCAGTTCCGGCTTTGGACTACCCGCTGAAACGGGCCGATAAAGTCACCGTCACCGGTGTTGATGAGAACAACCAGCGGGTGTCGCTCAGTGTTGAGGGCTGGTTCGCTCGGATCATGCAGCACGAATTCGACCACTTGCAGGGAACCCTGTACGTGGACCGGTTGGACACCAGGTGGGCCAAGCGGTGGAAGAAAGAACAGAAGAAGCACGGGTACAACGTCCCCGGGAACTCGTGGCTACCGGGCACCGACCCCGACCCGTTTGGCCACGGCCAGTAA
- a CDS encoding 2-hydroxyacid dehydrogenase translates to MSTLDIRTIAFPDPDILAKVDGRITDHQQTGIEFVVWSAEHPTVEVNRAEIDAIILPYIDAQPTVARLGELPNLKLVQTQTTGYDLVADLVGTDTTVATASGVHAAATAELAVGLTLASLRGIDTAVRNMTARSWNHARMRSLADRRVMILGAGGIGEAIRQRLVPFEAHITRVASHARTDEHGRIHGPEDLPKLLPHTEVVIAVTPLTKQTEKLIDAEFLSQLPDNALVVNVGRGKVVDTDALVAELRAGRLSAALDVVDPEPLPHEHPLWGTPNTLITPHVGGDTSAFEPRIEQMLTEQVRRIIAGEPLINVVEG, encoded by the coding sequence ATGTCGACACTGGATATTCGCACAATCGCTTTCCCCGACCCTGACATTTTGGCCAAAGTAGATGGACGCATCACTGACCACCAGCAGACTGGAATTGAGTTTGTTGTGTGGTCGGCAGAACACCCCACGGTAGAAGTGAACCGCGCGGAGATCGACGCGATCATCCTGCCTTATATCGACGCCCAGCCCACCGTTGCCCGGCTGGGGGAGTTGCCCAACCTCAAGCTCGTACAGACGCAGACCACTGGGTATGACTTGGTTGCGGACCTGGTGGGCACAGACACCACGGTGGCAACCGCCTCGGGCGTACACGCGGCAGCAACAGCAGAATTGGCAGTGGGGCTCACCCTGGCAAGCCTGCGCGGAATCGACACGGCAGTGCGCAACATGACGGCGAGGTCATGGAACCACGCGCGTATGCGCTCGCTGGCAGACCGGCGCGTCATGATCCTGGGAGCCGGTGGGATCGGTGAAGCGATCCGCCAGCGCCTGGTCCCATTTGAAGCGCACATCACGCGCGTGGCTTCGCACGCTCGCACGGATGAGCACGGCCGCATCCACGGGCCAGAAGACCTGCCCAAACTGTTGCCACACACCGAGGTCGTTATTGCTGTGACGCCCTTGACTAAGCAGACCGAAAAGCTCATTGACGCGGAGTTCCTCAGCCAGTTGCCGGACAACGCGTTGGTGGTGAACGTGGGGCGCGGAAAAGTTGTCGATACTGACGCGTTGGTTGCCGAACTACGCGCCGGGCGCCTGTCTGCAGCGCTCGACGTGGTCGATCCCGAACCCCTGCCACACGAACACCCACTGTGGGGAACCCCAAACACACTCATCACACCGCACGTGGGAGGGGACACCTCGGCGTTTGAACCCCGCATTGAACAGATGCTCACGGAACAGGTGCGCCGCATCATCGCCGGCGAACCACTCATCAACGTCGTCGAAGGGTAA
- a CDS encoding G5 domain-containing protein, with protein MTVTDDSGTWNVKIDESTGEITTTIPKTAPEGYILNVPVLAHYDNADKPQPVKGTVVVLKGDVAPKYDIQVTGPNQAVNHNVTDAPKGSKFSFGKNEDGSPITEQDVDGWKYKIDPNTGVVTSTPPADAKPGDKKTVTVTVETPNGERPEVPVTTVVKLSNNWEADPTYPEETVYPGDTATLPVTIDKPDNVNVAKDNPYKLGKIPAGWNVTIDDNGQVTATAPADAKPGTQVQVTVTVTYEDGSTDTAKAVVNVVDVPKREVPFDVEYKYDETIPAGEYRVQTEGKPGEEKQNKDGSWERTKEPVNEVVLVGKKPAKSAKEVTWKVPIPYPTEVRENPDLKPGETRVVQEGENGEKTYTAKFTAEGDKAEVVEEETTKEPVTRIVEYGPRLGADELVTKTEKPIPFETEVEFDPNLPAGEKVVDQKGELGTEVETSTQKLVDGEPSGDPEVTTERTKEPTTEKIRVGTKTEGTHTTSYEKDVPFETEIIFDENLEAGRQETVQEGELGKDKVTTTQTIVNSEVTDTKTETERVTEPVKRIVKVGTKGKPASTTVEWTENTPFEVEVRVNPELKPGETKVVQEGKQGEVKHTVKVNAENGEISKDESTEEISKPTKQIIEVGPATEHQTELTDKHTENTAYDTIIEYDPNLEVGKVVEDQAGVYGEKEITKTWKLKNGEPVGDPEVSEKVIKDPQPRKIRVGAKCNCDEPTEEPTPEPTQDPTDEPSEEPSETPSEEPSEEPTDEPSDKPSDEPSEQPSETPSEEPSPEPTQDPTDEPSEQPSETPSEEPTEKPTEEPSDKPSEEPSEQPSETPSEEPTPEPTQDPTEEPSEEPSETPSEEPTQDPTDEPSEQPSGTPSEEPTEEPTDEPSDKPSDEPSEQPSDKPSEEPTEEPSDKPSKEPSEQPSETPSEEPTQDPTDEPSEEPGPEPTEEPSDKPSDEPSEEPTEQPSDKPSEQPSEEPSEEPGEPGKPGDSPSDEPNDPGKPGQPGDDSDGPGTPGDSSEPGDSGKTGPLPRTGVEVAMAVAMGLGMIGAGIALTVASRRNRRS; from the coding sequence ATGACGGTCACCGACGACAGTGGTACGTGGAACGTCAAAATCGACGAGAGCACCGGTGAGATCACCACGACTATCCCCAAGACTGCACCTGAGGGTTACATCCTGAATGTGCCGGTGCTCGCCCACTACGACAACGCTGACAAGCCGCAGCCGGTGAAGGGCACCGTCGTCGTACTGAAGGGCGATGTTGCACCGAAGTACGATATTCAGGTCACCGGTCCGAACCAAGCCGTGAACCACAACGTTACCGACGCTCCGAAGGGCTCGAAGTTTTCGTTCGGCAAGAACGAAGACGGCTCTCCCATCACTGAGCAGGACGTAGACGGATGGAAGTACAAGATCGATCCGAACACCGGTGTCGTTACCTCCACCCCACCGGCAGACGCCAAGCCTGGTGACAAGAAGACCGTTACTGTGACGGTAGAAACGCCAAATGGTGAGCGTCCCGAGGTGCCCGTCACCACCGTGGTGAAGCTGTCGAACAACTGGGAAGCAGATCCGACATACCCTGAAGAGACGGTCTACCCGGGCGACACCGCAACATTGCCGGTGACGATCGATAAGCCGGACAACGTCAACGTAGCAAAGGATAACCCCTACAAGCTGGGCAAGATTCCTGCTGGCTGGAACGTCACTATTGACGACAATGGCCAGGTCACCGCAACCGCACCAGCAGATGCCAAGCCGGGTACGCAGGTCCAAGTCACTGTCACGGTGACCTATGAAGACGGTTCCACGGACACGGCCAAAGCGGTTGTGAACGTCGTCGATGTGCCTAAGCGCGAGGTGCCCTTCGACGTCGAGTACAAGTACGACGAAACCATCCCTGCCGGTGAGTACCGGGTCCAGACCGAAGGCAAGCCGGGCGAGGAGAAGCAGAACAAGGACGGCAGCTGGGAACGCACCAAGGAGCCTGTCAACGAGGTTGTGCTCGTCGGCAAGAAGCCTGCCAAGAGCGCCAAGGAAGTCACATGGAAGGTTCCTATTCCGTACCCAACCGAGGTTCGCGAGAACCCGGACCTGAAGCCTGGTGAAACCAGGGTTGTTCAGGAAGGTGAGAACGGCGAGAAGACCTATACCGCTAAGTTCACTGCTGAGGGTGACAAGGCTGAGGTAGTAGAGGAAGAGACCACCAAGGAACCCGTCACTCGCATCGTTGAGTACGGTCCGCGCCTGGGCGCTGATGAGCTGGTGACCAAGACTGAAAAGCCGATTCCGTTCGAGACCGAGGTTGAGTTTGATCCCAACCTGCCGGCCGGTGAGAAGGTTGTCGACCAGAAGGGTGAACTTGGTACCGAGGTTGAGACCTCTACTCAGAAACTCGTCGACGGCGAGCCTTCGGGCGACCCGGAAGTCACGACTGAGCGCACCAAGGAACCAACAACGGAGAAGATCCGTGTTGGTACCAAGACTGAAGGCACTCACACCACCTCGTACGAAAAGGACGTGCCGTTCGAAACCGAGATCATCTTCGACGAGAACCTGGAAGCCGGAAGGCAGGAAACTGTCCAGGAAGGCGAGCTGGGTAAGGACAAGGTGACCACGACTCAGACCATCGTGAACTCGGAGGTCACGGACACGAAGACCGAGACCGAGCGTGTGACGGAACCGGTTAAGAGAATCGTCAAGGTCGGTACTAAGGGCAAGCCTGCCTCTACGACTGTTGAGTGGACCGAGAACACCCCGTTTGAAGTCGAGGTGCGCGTCAACCCTGAGCTGAAGCCTGGTGAAACAAAGGTTGTCCAAGAGGGCAAGCAGGGTGAAGTGAAGCACACCGTCAAAGTGAATGCCGAAAACGGTGAGATCTCCAAGGACGAATCAACTGAAGAGATCAGCAAGCCAACTAAGCAGATCATCGAGGTTGGTCCTGCCACGGAGCACCAGACTGAGCTGACGGACAAGCACACGGAGAACACTGCGTACGACACGATCATCGAGTACGACCCGAACCTCGAGGTCGGAAAGGTCGTTGAGGACCAGGCCGGTGTTTACGGTGAAAAGGAAATCACCAAGACCTGGAAGCTCAAGAACGGCGAGCCAGTAGGCGATCCAGAAGTATCCGAGAAGGTTATTAAGGATCCGCAACCACGCAAGATCCGCGTGGGTGCCAAGTGCAACTGCGACGAGCCAACTGAGGAGCCGACGCCGGAGCCAACTCAGGATCCGACGGATGAGCCATCCGAGGAGCCTTCGGAAACTCCGAGTGAGGAGCCATCCGAGGAGCCAACGGACGAACCGTCTGACAAACCGTCAGACGAGCCTTCCGAACAGCCTTCGGAGACTCCAAGTGAGGAGCCGTCGCCGGAGCCAACTCAGGATCCGACGGATGAGCCTTCCGAGCAGCCCTCGGAGACTCCAAGTGAGGAACCGACTGAAAAGCCAACTGAGGAACCGTCCGACAAGCCATCGGAAGAGCCTTCCGAACAGCCTTCGGAGACTCCAAGTGAGGAGCCGACGCCGGAGCCAACTCAGGATCCGACGGAAGAGCCATCCGAGGAGCCTTCGGAAACTCCAAGCGAGGAGCCTACGCAGGATCCGACGGATGAGCCATCCGAGCAGCCTTCGGGAACTCCGAGCGAGGAGCCAACCGAAGAGCCAACGGACGAACCGTCTGACAAGCCGTCAGACGAGCCTTCAGAACAGCCTTCGGACAAGCCATCTGAAGAACCAACTGAGGAACCGTCTGACAAGCCATCGAAAGAGCCTTCCGAACAGCCTTCGGAAACTCCGAGCGAGGAGCCAACTCAGGATCCGACGGATGAGCCTTCCGAAGAACCTGGTCCTGAGCCAACTGAAGAACCGTCTGATAAGCCGTCAGACGAACCTTCGGAAGAGCCAACTGAGCAGCCTTCGGACAAGCCTTCCGAACAGCCGTCGGAAGAACCGTCAGAAGAACCTGGTGAACCTGGTAAGCCTGGAGACTCGCCTTCAGACGAGCCAAACGATCCGGGCAAGCCTGGACAGCCTGGCGACGACTCCGACGGTCCCGGAACGCCTGGGGACTCCAGCGAGCCTGGTGATTCCGGCAAGACTGGTCCGCTCCCTCGAACTGGTGTCGAGGTGGCTATGGCAGTGGCCATGGGTCTGGGCATGATCGGTGCCGGTATTGCACTGACAGTGGCCAGCCGCAGGAACCGTCGTAGCTAA
- the cysE gene encoding serine O-acetyltransferase, with translation MSFFKKLAVMAGVGAAAVVASSATTLGKRARAALREDLDTARRRDPAVRSDFVTAVSYPGLHAVWAYRGLHELNKMPGGEVPARILSQAVRTLTGVEIHPAAKIGRRFFIDHADGIVVGATAEIGDDVMLYQQVTLGGTSMEQTKRHPTLGNNVLVGAGAKILGPITVGDGASVGANAVVVKDVPASHVAVGIPAKNRAPKGADTPQNHLLEDPAIWI, from the coding sequence ATGAGTTTTTTCAAAAAACTCGCCGTGATGGCCGGGGTAGGGGCAGCGGCAGTTGTTGCCAGCTCGGCCACCACACTGGGCAAACGCGCCCGCGCTGCCCTACGCGAAGACCTGGACACCGCCCGCAGGCGCGACCCCGCCGTGCGCAGCGACTTCGTGACCGCGGTCAGCTACCCCGGCCTCCACGCCGTGTGGGCATACCGCGGGCTACACGAACTCAACAAGATGCCAGGCGGGGAAGTGCCTGCGCGGATCCTGTCCCAGGCCGTGCGCACGCTGACCGGGGTGGAGATCCACCCGGCGGCAAAGATCGGGCGTAGGTTTTTCATTGACCATGCCGACGGGATCGTGGTGGGGGCCACGGCTGAGATCGGCGATGACGTCATGCTGTACCAGCAGGTCACGCTGGGCGGCACCTCCATGGAACAGACAAAACGTCACCCAACGCTGGGGAACAACGTGCTGGTGGGGGCCGGTGCCAAGATCCTGGGGCCCATTACGGTGGGCGACGGCGCTTCCGTTGGTGCCAACGCGGTTGTGGTCAAGGACGTGCCCGCCAGCCACGTGGCAGTGGGTATTCCCGCCAAGAACCGTGCGCCCAAGGGAGCTGACACACCCCAGAACCACCTGCTTGAGGACCCCGCTATCTGGATTTAA
- the ilvD gene encoding dihydroxy-acid dehydratase, protein MSASDNKVDIKPRSRDVTDGLERAAARGMLRAVGMGDDDWDKPQIGVASSWNEITPCNLSLERLAGFAKEGVHAGGGYPLEFGTISVSDGISMGHEGMHYSLVSREIIADSVETVFGAERLDGSVLLAGCDKSIPGMLMAAARLGLSSVFLYNGSIMPGTAKLSDGSEKEVTLIDAFEAVGACRAGKMTEADVDAIERAVCPGEGACGGMYTANTMASAAEALGLSLPGSAAPPAIHRNRNVFARQSGEAVVELLRKGITTRDILTREAFENAISVVMAFGGSTNAVLHLLAIAHEAGVDLSLDDFNRIGDKVPHLGNVKPFGEYVMNDVFKIGGVPVVMKALLDAGLLHGDALTVTGKTVAENLESINPPDPDGKILRALNNPIHATGGLAVLKGSLAPEGAIVKSAGFDAEVFEGTARVFDQEQPAMDAVLNGELKAGDVIVIRYEGPKGGPGMREMLAITGAIKGAGIGKDVLLITDGRFSGGSTGLCIGHVAPEAVDGGPIALVEDGDTIRVDIAARTIELDVSEEILAERKKSWVIPENPRLHGVLGKYAKLVQSASTGAVTC, encoded by the coding sequence ATGAGTGCTTCAGACAACAAGGTAGACATCAAGCCACGGTCCCGCGACGTCACCGACGGCCTGGAACGAGCCGCCGCGCGAGGCATGTTGCGCGCCGTGGGAATGGGCGACGACGACTGGGATAAGCCCCAGATCGGTGTTGCGAGTTCGTGGAACGAAATCACCCCGTGCAACCTGTCGCTAGAGCGGTTGGCCGGGTTTGCTAAAGAAGGTGTGCACGCCGGTGGGGGATACCCGCTGGAGTTCGGCACGATTTCGGTGTCCGACGGTATTTCCATGGGGCACGAAGGCATGCACTACTCGCTGGTGTCCCGTGAGATCATCGCTGACTCGGTAGAGACCGTGTTTGGGGCCGAACGCCTGGACGGTTCAGTGTTGCTGGCTGGGTGTGACAAGTCGATCCCCGGCATGCTCATGGCGGCCGCACGCCTGGGGCTGTCCAGCGTATTCCTGTACAACGGTTCGATCATGCCGGGAACGGCCAAACTTTCGGACGGAAGCGAAAAAGAAGTCACGCTCATCGACGCGTTTGAAGCGGTGGGTGCGTGCCGTGCAGGCAAGATGACGGAAGCTGATGTCGACGCGATTGAACGCGCCGTGTGCCCTGGTGAGGGTGCGTGCGGTGGTATGTACACCGCCAACACCATGGCCAGTGCGGCTGAAGCGCTGGGCTTGTCCCTGCCGGGGTCGGCCGCGCCGCCGGCGATCCACCGGAACCGCAATGTGTTTGCACGTCAGTCCGGTGAAGCCGTTGTGGAGCTTCTGCGCAAGGGCATCACCACGCGCGACATCCTCACACGTGAAGCATTTGAAAACGCGATTTCTGTCGTCATGGCTTTTGGTGGGTCCACTAACGCGGTGTTGCACCTGTTGGCGATCGCCCACGAAGCTGGGGTGGACCTCAGCTTGGATGACTTCAACAGGATCGGCGACAAGGTGCCTCACCTGGGTAACGTGAAGCCGTTTGGCGAGTACGTCATGAACGACGTGTTCAAGATTGGTGGCGTGCCGGTTGTCATGAAGGCCTTGCTGGACGCGGGGCTGTTACACGGTGACGCCCTGACGGTGACGGGGAAGACCGTTGCTGAGAACCTCGAGTCGATCAACCCGCCTGACCCGGACGGCAAGATTCTGCGCGCGCTGAACAACCCGATTCACGCCACCGGTGGGTTGGCCGTGTTGAAGGGTTCGCTGGCCCCTGAAGGTGCGATCGTGAAGTCGGCTGGGTTTGACGCCGAGGTGTTCGAAGGCACCGCTCGCGTGTTTGACCAGGAGCAACCTGCGATGGACGCTGTGCTCAACGGTGAACTCAAGGCTGGCGATGTGATTGTGATCCGCTATGAGGGTCCTAAGGGTGGCCCGGGTATGCGTGAAATGTTGGCGATCACAGGTGCAATCAAGGGGGCAGGGATCGGCAAAGATGTGCTGTTGATTACAGACGGCAGGTTCTCGGGCGGGTCCACTGGGCTGTGTATTGGTCACGTGGCTCCCGAGGCGGTCGACGGTGGTCCTATCGCCTTGGTTGAGGATGGGGATACGATCCGCGTTGACATTGCCGCGCGCACGATCGAACTGGACGTGAGCGAAGAGATTCTGGCTGAGCGGAAGAAGTCGTGGGTGATTCCGGAGAACCCACGTCTGCACGGTGTGCTGGGTAAGTACGCCAAGTTGGTGCAGTCGGCATCTACCGGCGCGGTCACGTGCTGA
- the cysK gene encoding cysteine synthase A, with translation MNIYANVSEVVGRTPLVKLQKASEETGAEIVGKLEFYNPANSVKDRIGVAMIDAAEKSGELREGGTIVEATSGNTGIALAMVGASHGYRVVLTMPESMSKERRALLRAFGAELVLTPKAEGMKGAVEKAEEIGSQDNAVLVRQFENEANAQVHRDTTAQEILNDTDGEVDIFVAGIGTGGTITGVGEVLKEKNKDVQIVAVEPAASPLLSEGKAGPHAIQGIGANFIPGVLNRDIIDEVVTVENEVALETARETAKSEGLLVGISSGAAINAAKRVAARPDNKGKRVVVIIPSFGERYLSTPLFAEYMDA, from the coding sequence GTGAACATTTACGCGAACGTTTCAGAAGTCGTTGGACGCACTCCACTTGTCAAACTTCAGAAGGCCAGTGAGGAAACTGGCGCGGAAATCGTTGGAAAGCTCGAATTTTACAACCCCGCCAACTCGGTTAAAGACCGTATCGGGGTTGCCATGATCGACGCGGCTGAAAAGTCAGGCGAACTGCGCGAAGGCGGAACAATCGTCGAAGCAACCAGCGGAAACACCGGAATCGCCCTGGCCATGGTGGGAGCTTCACACGGATACCGTGTGGTCCTCACAATGCCTGAGTCAATGTCCAAGGAACGCCGTGCCCTGCTTCGCGCTTTCGGTGCTGAACTCGTTCTCACCCCCAAGGCTGAAGGCATGAAGGGCGCTGTCGAAAAGGCTGAAGAAATCGGCTCACAAGACAACGCCGTTCTGGTCCGCCAGTTCGAGAACGAAGCCAACGCGCAGGTCCACCGCGATACCACCGCACAGGAAATCCTCAACGACACCGACGGTGAAGTCGACATCTTTGTTGCCGGAATCGGCACCGGTGGAACCATCACCGGTGTGGGCGAAGTCCTCAAAGAAAAGAACAAGGACGTCCAGATTGTCGCCGTAGAACCAGCAGCGTCACCGCTCCTGTCTGAAGGTAAGGCCGGCCCACACGCCATCCAGGGAATCGGTGCAAACTTCATTCCAGGTGTCCTCAACCGCGACATCATCGACGAAGTAGTCACCGTTGAAAACGAAGTAGCGCTTGAAACCGCGCGCGAAACCGCCAAGTCCGAAGGTCTGCTCGTGGGAATCTCCTCCGGTGCAGCCATCAACGCGGCCAAGCGCGTGGCCGCCCGCCCTGACAACAAGGGCAAGCGCGTAGTCGTCATCATTCCGTCGTTCGGTGAACGCTACCTGTCTACTCCACTGTTCGCGGAGTACATGGACGCATGA
- the gatB gene encoding Asp-tRNA(Asn)/Glu-tRNA(Gln) amidotransferase subunit GatB gives MKYEDAIKKYDPVLGIEVHVELGTVTKMFDAAPNTFGGGPNENTTPVSLGLPGALPVVNETGVEYAIKIGLALGCQIAETCRFARKNYFYPDLAKNFQTSQYDEPIAFDGALEVELEDGQLVTVDIERAHMEEDAGKNTHVGGSSGRIQGADYSLVDYNRAGVPLVEIVTRPITGTGERAPEVAAAYVRTLRDIFKALGVSEARMEQGNVRADINVSLRENPNAPLGTRTETKNVNSFRSIERAVKFEIARQATILEAGEKVLQETRHFHEDTGETSSGRVKSDADDYRYFPEPDLVPVSPAREWVEQLREELPELPAAKRRRLIGEWGFSDLEMRDVVNAGLLEAIEDTVAAGAKPGDARKWWMGEIARQAKASESDATELVTPEQVAELADLVKQGKLNDKLARKVLEGVIAGEGNPAAVMEARGLEIVEDDGALEAAVDQAIADNPDVVEKIKGGKMQAIGALMGPIMKATRGQADAGKAREMIMSKIQ, from the coding sequence TTGAAGTACGAAGACGCAATTAAGAAGTACGACCCAGTTCTTGGAATCGAAGTCCACGTGGAACTGGGAACCGTGACAAAAATGTTTGACGCTGCCCCCAACACGTTTGGTGGCGGGCCCAACGAGAACACCACGCCGGTGTCGCTCGGTTTGCCGGGTGCGTTGCCGGTGGTGAACGAGACGGGTGTGGAGTACGCGATTAAGATCGGGCTGGCGCTGGGGTGCCAGATCGCTGAAACGTGCCGGTTTGCGCGCAAGAACTACTTCTACCCTGACCTGGCGAAGAACTTCCAGACCTCGCAATATGACGAGCCGATCGCATTTGACGGCGCGTTGGAAGTCGAGCTGGAAGACGGTCAGCTGGTGACGGTTGACATTGAGCGCGCGCACATGGAAGAAGATGCGGGGAAGAACACGCACGTGGGTGGGTCTTCAGGGCGCATCCAGGGTGCGGACTACTCGCTCGTGGACTACAACCGTGCTGGGGTTCCCCTGGTTGAGATCGTGACCCGGCCCATTACGGGTACGGGGGAGCGGGCGCCCGAGGTTGCAGCCGCGTATGTGCGCACGTTGCGGGACATCTTCAAGGCGTTGGGTGTTTCGGAAGCGCGCATGGAGCAAGGAAATGTGCGTGCCGACATCAACGTGTCGTTGCGTGAAAACCCGAACGCGCCGTTGGGCACCCGGACCGAGACGAAGAACGTGAATTCGTTCAGGTCGATTGAGCGGGCCGTGAAGTTTGAGATCGCACGCCAAGCCACCATCTTGGAGGCAGGGGAGAAAGTGCTGCAGGAGACTCGGCACTTCCACGAAGACACGGGTGAAACGTCGTCTGGTCGTGTGAAATCTGACGCTGACGACTACCGTTACTTCCCTGAACCTGATTTGGTGCCTGTCTCACCTGCCCGTGAGTGGGTTGAGCAGTTGCGTGAAGAGTTGCCGGAGCTGCCGGCTGCTAAGCGCCGCCGCCTCATTGGTGAGTGGGGATTCAGCGACCTGGAGATGCGTGACGTTGTCAACGCTGGTCTGCTTGAAGCGATTGAAGACACGGTGGCGGCAGGCGCTAAGCCCGGGGACGCCCGTAAGTGGTGGATGGGTGAGATTGCGCGCCAGGCGAAGGCTTCCGAGTCCGATGCTACGGAACTGGTGACGCCGGAACAGGTGGCAGAGCTTGCCGATCTGGTGAAGCAGGGCAAGCTCAATGACAAGCTGGCGCGCAAAGTGCTGGAAGGCGTGATTGCCGGTGAAGGTAACCCAGCTGCTGTGATGGAAGCGCGCGGACTGGAGATCGTGGAAGACGATGGAGCGTTGGAAGCTGCCGTTGATCAGGCGATCGCTGACAACCCTGATGTGGTTGAGAAGATCAAGGGTGGCAAGATGCAGGCGATTGGTGCGCTCATGGGGCCCATCATGAAGGCCACACGTGGCCAAGCCGATGCAGGTAAAGCACGCGAGATGATCATGTCTAAGATTCAATGA
- a CDS encoding DUF998 domain-containing protein, translating to MRFIVVAVLFTLSYSTWTVLFAIDPQLDVLHSFVSEYAVWGRPGAVLIRAGDAVAGVLLVVLGVFLRRRHALSLMLCAGLIVAGAATVGDTMLSYECAPSLSAECATAEAEGTVGVAHQLHSVTSALVGFGFAVAVIADIVMMVRSGRNVTSLAVVLNVVLLVLLGISGVLALIPHVGWAGAVQRLSLVLICAWVIVLSVRHARMRGGKLNARHVDA from the coding sequence GTGCGTTTTATCGTTGTGGCAGTTCTGTTCACGTTGAGCTATTCGACGTGGACGGTTCTTTTTGCGATCGACCCGCAACTGGACGTGCTGCATTCGTTCGTGTCCGAATACGCCGTGTGGGGCAGGCCCGGCGCCGTGCTCATTCGCGCGGGCGACGCGGTGGCCGGCGTGCTCCTGGTGGTGTTGGGCGTGTTCTTGCGCAGGCGGCACGCGCTGTCGCTCATGCTGTGCGCCGGTTTGATTGTGGCCGGCGCGGCCACGGTGGGGGACACCATGCTTTCGTATGAATGCGCGCCCAGTCTGAGTGCAGAATGTGCCACCGCCGAGGCGGAAGGCACCGTGGGTGTTGCCCACCAGTTGCACTCGGTGACCTCGGCGTTGGTGGGCTTTGGGTTTGCTGTGGCCGTGATTGCCGACATCGTGATGATGGTGCGGTCGGGGCGGAACGTGACGAGCCTGGCTGTTGTGCTCAATGTTGTGTTGCTGGTTTTGCTGGGGATCAGTGGCGTGTTGGCGCTGATTCCACACGTGGGATGGGCAGGTGCCGTGCAGAGGCTGTCCTTGGTCTTGATTTGCGCGTGGGTGATTGTGCTCAGCGTGCGTCACGCCCGTATGCGTGGCGGGAAGTTGAACGCCCGGCACGTGGACGCGTGA